A part of Streptomyces sp. NBC_00557 genomic DNA contains:
- a CDS encoding ATP-binding protein, whose protein sequence is MDPINPGPEEHGQAHSRRPPRESLTSDFGQSTPSLARTAHVVSGDLLLTVNPVDGSEIEPCPPVERPERPRRRTAAERAETERAARPPVPPGPAQPAVSLVERQDERERLVRLLARGRSVRLTGPGGSGRTALLDLVGEDCQDLAPDGVVRLNGFHRTAQDLLYDLFHAVYDSPRHRPEPDELRALVREIGAVVVLDDIEFGGAALDELLDATPECAFLIGATPDVPPPSPESEVEEVFLSGLDRAGGEEVLERTAGRVLTEEEANWAGDLWFESEGLPLRFVQAGALLRQRDQLRAGAGAVDEYGVFEDVRPPAELPVEAADDVPLPSLGEAAAPAPLLASRLSPSARATLRFAVALGGEVPHQAHLPALIGDTHADAALGELAACGLVSPVGARYRLAAGVLTQLEAAGYTDDAQAQALAAAEHYAWWAGHPSVTPERVCAEADAVLAALAAIVPHTVPPAEGQQSCAVRLARTAAPAFAAGLHWSAWERALRSGAEASRLAGEVSEQAYFHHELGVLALCGGQLDRARAELEASIGLRGALADKRGTVAGRRALALVADLSGEVPGIAATAGEEQAETRHEESAPPPYVPLGDPLVTRRLPAAAPAGGGFRRLARRNLVAAGSGALLAAVLGTVVTLGMTSNDNAGKNPAGKVDVNPSASQDPADGSLGADPNQTPRAGTGSAAPVTRPTDPGPDGTYGTTDDPTPARPTTSPSAGPSHTKGTGGGGTTPTPSKSRTTEPGSPTPTKSTPSGTPTSPSPSKSPTPTPTSSQSSSPSTTDTASGPASSSPASASESTGTETPTGPGAVM, encoded by the coding sequence ATGGACCCGATCAACCCGGGACCCGAGGAGCACGGCCAGGCGCACAGCCGCCGCCCGCCCCGGGAATCCCTGACCTCCGACTTCGGCCAGAGCACGCCGTCGCTCGCCCGCACGGCGCACGTCGTCTCCGGCGACCTGCTGCTGACGGTGAACCCCGTCGACGGCAGCGAGATAGAACCCTGCCCGCCCGTCGAGCGCCCGGAGCGCCCCCGCAGGCGCACCGCCGCCGAGCGCGCCGAGACCGAGCGCGCCGCCCGGCCGCCCGTGCCGCCGGGCCCCGCCCAGCCGGCGGTCTCCCTGGTGGAACGCCAGGACGAACGCGAGCGCCTGGTCCGGCTGCTGGCCCGCGGCCGCTCCGTCCGGCTCACCGGCCCCGGCGGCTCCGGCCGCACCGCCCTGCTCGACCTCGTCGGCGAGGACTGCCAGGACCTCGCCCCCGACGGCGTGGTGCGCCTGAACGGCTTCCACCGCACCGCGCAGGACCTCCTGTACGACCTCTTCCACGCCGTCTACGACAGCCCGCGCCACCGCCCGGAACCGGACGAGCTGCGCGCGCTCGTGCGGGAGATCGGCGCGGTCGTCGTCCTGGACGACATCGAGTTCGGCGGCGCCGCCCTCGACGAACTGCTCGACGCCACCCCCGAGTGCGCGTTCCTGATCGGCGCCACCCCCGACGTGCCCCCGCCGTCCCCCGAGTCGGAGGTCGAGGAGGTCTTCCTCAGCGGCCTCGACCGGGCCGGCGGCGAGGAGGTCCTGGAGCGGACCGCGGGCCGCGTCCTCACCGAGGAGGAGGCCAACTGGGCCGGCGACCTGTGGTTCGAGTCCGAGGGCCTGCCGCTGCGGTTCGTCCAGGCCGGCGCGCTGCTCCGGCAGCGCGACCAGCTGCGGGCCGGCGCCGGGGCGGTGGACGAGTACGGCGTCTTCGAGGACGTACGCCCCCCGGCCGAACTGCCCGTGGAGGCGGCCGACGACGTCCCGCTGCCCTCCCTCGGCGAGGCCGCCGCGCCCGCTCCGCTGCTCGCCTCCCGGCTCAGCCCCTCCGCCCGCGCCACCCTGCGCTTCGCCGTCGCCCTCGGCGGCGAGGTGCCGCACCAGGCGCATCTGCCGGCGCTGATCGGCGACACCCACGCCGACGCCGCCCTCGGCGAGCTGGCCGCCTGCGGACTGGTCTCCCCGGTCGGCGCCCGCTACCGGCTCGCGGCGGGCGTGCTGACCCAGCTGGAGGCCGCCGGATACACCGACGACGCCCAGGCCCAGGCGCTGGCCGCCGCCGAGCACTACGCCTGGTGGGCCGGGCATCCGTCGGTCACCCCCGAGCGGGTCTGCGCGGAGGCCGACGCGGTGCTGGCCGCGCTCGCCGCGATCGTGCCGCACACGGTCCCGCCCGCCGAAGGGCAGCAGAGCTGCGCGGTACGGCTGGCCCGCACGGCCGCGCCCGCGTTCGCCGCCGGGCTGCACTGGAGCGCCTGGGAACGCGCCCTGCGCTCCGGCGCCGAGGCCTCCCGGCTCGCCGGTGAGGTGTCCGAACAGGCCTACTTCCACCACGAGCTGGGTGTCCTCGCGCTGTGCGGCGGCCAGCTCGACCGGGCGCGCGCCGAGCTGGAGGCGTCCATCGGGCTGCGCGGGGCGCTCGCGGACAAGCGCGGCACGGTCGCCGGCCGGCGCGCCCTGGCCCTCGTCGCCGACCTCTCGGGCGAGGTGCCGGGGATCGCGGCGACGGCGGGGGAGGAGCAGGCGGAGACACGGCACGAGGAGTCGGCGCCGCCGCCGTACGTGCCCCTCGGCGATCCCCTGGTCACCCGCCGGCTCCCGGCCGCCGCGCCGGCCGGCGGCGGCTTCCGCCGGCTGGCCCGGCGCAACCTCGTCGCGGCCGGCTCCGGGGCCCTGCTCGCCGCCGTGCTCGGCACGGTCGTCACGCTCGGCATGACGTCCAACGACAACGCCGGCAAGAACCCGGCCGGCAAGGTCGACGTCAACCCCTCGGCGAGCCAGGACCCGGCCGACGGCTCGCTGGGCGCCGACCCCAACCAGACCCCGCGGGCCGGCACCGGCTCGGCCGCCCCGGTGACCCGTCCCACGGACCCGGGCCCCGACGGCACGTACGGCACGACGGACGACCCGACCCCGGCCCGGCCGACCACGTCCCCCTCGGCCGGCCCGAGCCACACCAAGGGCACGGGCGGCGGGGGCACGACTCCGACGCCGTCGAAGTCCCGTACGACCGAGCCGGGTTCGCCGACGCCGACGAAGTCCACGCCCTCGGGCACGCCGACCTCGCCGTCACCGTCCAAGTCACCCACCCCGACGCCCACGTCGAGCCAGTCGTCGAGCCCGTCCACGACGGACACGGCGAGCGGCCCGGCGTCCAGCAGCCCGGCGAGCGCGTCCGAGAGCACGGGCACGGAAACACCGACCGGCCCGGGCGCGGTGATGTGA
- a CDS encoding ABC transporter ATP-binding protein produces MAAVISAAGLARTFQTKAGPVEAVRGIDLTVREGEILGFLGPNGAGKTTTLRMLTTLLKPTGGAATVAGHDLATDPAGVRAAIGYVAQSGGVDPQITVREELVTQGRMYRLSKADAALRAQDLARELDLTGFLDRKAGALSGGQRRRLDIAMALTHRPKVLFLDEPTTGLDPGSRADLWDLVRRLRDEHGTTVFLTTHYLDEADTLADRLVVVDRGAVAAEGTPSALRLQYGGSIDATLQDTFLAITGRGPVPADSVPVAV; encoded by the coding sequence ATGGCAGCAGTCATCAGCGCGGCGGGACTCGCCCGCACCTTCCAGACCAAGGCCGGCCCCGTGGAGGCGGTGCGCGGTATCGACCTCACCGTCCGGGAGGGCGAGATCCTCGGCTTCCTCGGACCCAACGGCGCCGGCAAGACGACCACCCTGCGGATGCTCACCACCCTGCTGAAGCCGACCGGCGGCGCGGCCACGGTCGCCGGGCACGATCTGGCGACGGATCCGGCGGGGGTGCGCGCCGCGATCGGGTACGTCGCCCAGTCCGGCGGGGTCGACCCGCAGATCACCGTGCGGGAGGAACTGGTCACCCAGGGGCGGATGTACCGCCTGTCGAAGGCCGACGCCGCCCTGCGCGCTCAGGACCTGGCGCGGGAGCTGGACCTCACCGGGTTCCTCGACCGGAAGGCCGGCGCCCTCTCCGGCGGGCAGCGGCGGCGGCTGGACATCGCCATGGCGCTCACCCACCGGCCGAAGGTGCTGTTCCTGGACGAGCCGACCACCGGACTCGACCCGGGCAGCCGCGCCGACCTGTGGGACCTGGTCCGCCGGCTGCGCGACGAGCACGGCACGACCGTCTTCCTGACCACCCACTACCTGGACGAGGCCGACACCCTCGCCGACCGCCTGGTGGTCGTGGACCGGGGCGCGGTCGCCGCCGAGGGCACGCCGTCCGCGCTCAGGCTCCAGTACGGCGGCTCGATCGACGCAACCCTCCAGGACACGTTCCTCGCCATCACCGGACGCGGGCCGGTCCCGGCCGACTCCGTCCCCGTAGCCGTCTAG
- a CDS encoding ABC transporter permease, with amino-acid sequence MLLHDTALVYGRYLRQSLRSRFALLFGVLTPLLYLVFFGPLLTRLPLGGTGSSWQVLVPGLLLQLGLFGALFAGFTVIVEKGQGVVERMRVTPVSRLALLLGRVLRDATVFVFQAVLLVLAALVMGLRAPLGGVLIGFAFVALLTVSLASLSYALGMKVRTPQEFGPLINMVSMPSMLLSGLMLPMTLAPAWLDVLSHFVPFRYLVDAVRDAYVGRYTSAHMLHGVLVAVAFAALAVTVGTRVFRTAGA; translated from the coding sequence ATGCTTCTGCACGACACGGCCCTCGTCTACGGCCGCTATCTGCGCCAGTCGCTGCGCTCCCGGTTCGCCCTGCTCTTCGGGGTGCTCACGCCGCTGCTCTACCTGGTCTTCTTCGGTCCGCTGCTCACCCGGCTGCCGCTCGGCGGCACGGGCAGCTCCTGGCAGGTGCTCGTGCCCGGCCTGCTGCTCCAACTCGGCCTGTTCGGCGCCCTGTTCGCCGGGTTCACGGTCATCGTCGAGAAGGGGCAGGGGGTGGTCGAGCGGATGCGGGTGACCCCGGTCAGCCGGCTCGCGCTGCTCCTCGGCCGCGTGCTGCGCGACGCGACGGTGTTCGTCTTCCAGGCGGTGCTGCTGGTGCTCGCCGCGCTGGTGATGGGCCTGCGGGCGCCGCTCGGCGGCGTCCTGATCGGCTTCGCCTTCGTCGCCCTGCTCACCGTGTCGCTGGCCTCGCTGTCGTACGCGCTCGGCATGAAGGTCCGCACCCCGCAGGAGTTCGGCCCGCTGATCAACATGGTGTCGATGCCGTCGATGCTGCTGTCCGGGCTGATGCTCCCGATGACCCTGGCGCCCGCCTGGCTGGACGTGCTGTCGCACTTCGTGCCGTTCCGCTATCTGGTGGACGCGGTGCGCGACGCGTACGTCGGGCGGTACACGAGCGCGCACATGCTCCACGGCGTCCTCGTCGCCGTCGCCTTCGCGGCGCTGGCGGTGACCGTGGGCACACGGGTGTTCCGGACGGCCGGGGCGTAA
- a CDS encoding 3-hydroxyacyl-CoA dehydrogenase family protein gives MARKLAVIGAGLMGSGIAQVAAQAGWDVVLRDVTDEALKRGTDGIKASYDKFVSKGKLAADDAGAALARITPTTDLDAAADADVVVEAVFEKLEVKHEIFRALDKLVREDTVLASNTSAIPITKIAAATERPERVVGVHFFSPVPMMQLVELVRGYKTSDETLATAREFAESVGKTCIVVNRDVAGFVTTRLISALVVEATKLYESGVATAEDIDLACKLGFGHAMGPLATADLTGVDILLHATSNIYTESQDEKFAPPELMRRMVDAGDIGRKSGQGFYKY, from the coding sequence GTGGCACGGAAGCTCGCCGTCATCGGGGCCGGTCTCATGGGGTCCGGGATCGCTCAGGTCGCCGCGCAGGCGGGCTGGGACGTCGTCCTGCGCGACGTCACCGACGAGGCGCTCAAGCGCGGCACCGACGGCATCAAGGCCTCGTACGACAAGTTCGTGAGCAAGGGCAAGCTGGCCGCGGACGACGCCGGGGCCGCCCTCGCCCGCATCACGCCGACGACCGACCTGGACGCGGCGGCCGACGCCGACGTCGTGGTCGAGGCCGTCTTCGAGAAGCTCGAAGTGAAGCACGAGATCTTCCGGGCGCTCGACAAGCTGGTGCGCGAGGACACCGTGCTCGCCTCCAACACCTCCGCCATCCCGATCACCAAGATCGCGGCGGCCACCGAGCGCCCCGAGCGGGTCGTCGGCGTCCACTTCTTCTCGCCGGTGCCGATGATGCAGCTCGTCGAGCTGGTCCGCGGCTACAAGACGAGCGACGAAACCCTCGCCACCGCGCGGGAGTTCGCCGAGTCCGTCGGCAAGACCTGCATCGTCGTCAACCGTGACGTGGCCGGCTTCGTCACCACCCGGCTCATCTCGGCCCTCGTCGTGGAGGCGACCAAGCTGTACGAGTCGGGCGTCGCCACCGCCGAGGACATCGACCTCGCCTGCAAGCTGGGCTTCGGGCACGCCATGGGCCCCCTCGCCACCGCCGACCTCACCGGCGTCGACATCCTGCTCCACGCCACCAGCAACATCTACACCGAGTCCCAGGACGAGAAGTTCGCCCCGCCGGAGCTGATGCGCCGGATGGTGGACGCCGGTGACATCGGCCGCAAGAGCGGGCAGGGCTTCTACAAGTACTGA
- a CDS encoding cob(I)yrinic acid a,c-diamide adenosyltransferase — MVNLTRIYTRTGDKGTTALGDMSRVAKTDLRISAYADANEANAVIGTAIALGGLDAEIVKVLTRVQNDLFDVGADLSTPVVENPQFPPLRVEQFYIDRLEADCDRFNEQLDKLRSFILPGGTPGAALLHQACTVVRRAERSTWAALEVHGDTMNPLTATYLNRLSDLLFILARVANKETGDVLWVPGGERG; from the coding sequence ATGGTCAATCTGACGCGCATCTACACCAGGACCGGCGACAAGGGCACCACGGCGCTCGGCGACATGAGCCGGGTCGCCAAGACCGACCTGCGGATCTCCGCCTACGCCGACGCCAACGAGGCCAACGCGGTGATCGGCACCGCGATCGCGCTGGGCGGCCTGGACGCGGAGATCGTCAAGGTGCTCACGCGCGTCCAGAACGACCTGTTCGACGTGGGCGCGGACCTGTCGACGCCGGTGGTGGAGAACCCGCAGTTCCCGCCGCTGAGGGTGGAGCAGTTCTACATCGACCGGCTGGAGGCGGACTGCGACCGCTTCAACGAGCAGCTCGACAAGCTCCGCTCCTTCATCCTGCCCGGCGGCACCCCGGGCGCGGCCCTGCTGCACCAGGCCTGCACGGTCGTACGCCGTGCCGAGCGCTCCACCTGGGCTGCTCTCGAGGTGCACGGCGACACGATGAACCCGCTCACGGCGACCTACCTCAACCGGCTGTCCGACCTGCTGTTCATCCTGGCCCGCGTGGCGAACAAGGAGACCGGGGACGTGCTGTGGGTGCCGGGCGGGGAACGCGGCTGA
- a CDS encoding STAS domain-containing protein, whose translation MHIRGDHAELVVGGRLDVRSAADARTALHSAVDGGVGDLVLDLSELDSWDATGLGVIMGAHRRAGRCGRRLVLRGVPPQMQRLLVATRLHRILAIEGGIGVESLPRV comes from the coding sequence ATGCACATCAGGGGCGACCACGCCGAGCTGGTCGTCGGGGGCCGCCTCGACGTCCGCAGCGCGGCGGACGCCCGTACGGCCCTGCACTCGGCCGTCGACGGCGGCGTCGGCGACCTGGTGCTCGACCTGTCCGAACTGGACTCCTGGGACGCCACCGGACTCGGCGTGATCATGGGTGCCCATCGGCGGGCCGGCCGCTGCGGGCGCCGTCTGGTGCTGCGCGGTGTCCCGCCGCAGATGCAGCGCCTGCTGGTCGCCACCCGCCTGCACCGCATCCTCGCCATCGAGGGCGGCATCGGAGTGGAGTCGCTGCCCCGGGTGTGA
- a CDS encoding TetR/AcrR family transcriptional regulator: MAEGLRERKKRETRQRISDIATGLFIERGFMAVTMADVAEAADVSVNTVYNYFPAKEDLFFDRSAGVVDRLARWVRGRDPGESAARAVLRELREEVEAVSPRVGLMEGYDRFMRVIHDAPPLRSRLWSLQQEIHDALEAALREETGAAGADPLPGLVAGQICWIHQTVFTTIGRRLLAGRTPVEVSREVLVLLDDIEDLLSEKVLNYAVRAAS, from the coding sequence ATGGCAGAGGGGCTCAGGGAGCGGAAGAAGCGCGAGACCAGGCAGCGCATCTCGGACATCGCCACGGGGCTGTTCATCGAGCGCGGCTTCATGGCGGTGACCATGGCGGACGTGGCGGAGGCGGCGGACGTCTCCGTGAACACCGTCTACAACTACTTCCCCGCCAAGGAGGACCTCTTCTTCGACCGCTCCGCAGGCGTGGTCGACCGGCTCGCCCGGTGGGTGCGCGGCCGGGACCCGGGGGAGTCGGCCGCCCGCGCCGTACTGCGCGAACTGCGCGAGGAGGTCGAGGCCGTCTCCCCGCGGGTCGGCCTCATGGAGGGCTACGACCGCTTCATGCGGGTCATCCACGACGCCCCGCCGCTGCGCTCCCGGCTGTGGAGCCTCCAGCAGGAGATCCACGACGCCCTGGAGGCGGCCCTGCGCGAGGAGACCGGCGCCGCCGGCGCCGACCCGCTGCCCGGCCTGGTCGCCGGTCAGATCTGCTGGATCCACCAGACGGTCTTCACCACCATCGGCCGCCGCCTCCTCGCCGGCCGCACACCGGTCGAAGTGTCCCGAGAGGTACTGGTTCTTCTGGACGACATCGAGGACCTCTTGAGTGAAAAGGTCCTGAACTACGCCGTACGGGCGGCTTCCTGA